A genome region from Populus alba chromosome 3, ASM523922v2, whole genome shotgun sequence includes the following:
- the LOC118055654 gene encoding pseudo histidine-containing phosphotransfer protein 6 has translation MLGWGVDRLRADMNRLLAMLFHQGVLDEQFLQLQQLEDESSPNFVSEVVNIYFHESEKLLRNLRGLLMDREFSDYKKMGTHLNQLMGSSSSIGAKRVRNVCVAFRASSEQNSRPGCLRALELLEHEYCYLKNKLHELFQMDQLRALAAGVTYPPQPQH, from the exons ATGCTTGGGTGGGGTGTGGATCGGTTACGTGCCGATATGAACCGTTTGCTGGCAATGCTGTTCCACCAG GGAGTGCTAGATGAGCAATTCTTGCAGCTCCAGCAACTTGAGGATGAAAGCTCTCCAAACTTCGTATCAGAAGTGGTCAATATCTACTTCCATGAATCCGAGAAACTTCTACGGAATCTCAGAGGCCTCTT GATGGATAGAGAGTTCTCGGACTACAAGAAAATGGGAACCCATTTGAACCAGCTCATGGGAAGCAGCTCCAGCATTGGTGCCAAAAGAGTCAGAAATGTGTGCGTTGCCTTTCGAGCCTCTTCCGAGCAAAACAGCCGCCCTGG GTGCTTGAGAGCTTTGGAGCTGCTAGAACACGAGTACTGCTACCTCAAGAACAAGTTGCACGAACTGTTCCAA ATGGATCAACTGAGAGCACTGGCAGCTGGAGTGACGTATCCACCGCAGCCGCAGCATTGA